In Drosophila teissieri strain GT53w chromosome 2R, Prin_Dtei_1.1, whole genome shotgun sequence, the following proteins share a genomic window:
- the LOC122614789 gene encoding zinc finger protein weckle: MAAAQLEEHAAHAAPHADRNPSSDWRQWCRLCAKDDMQGNMNVFLKNEDSGEASSMELATAIGKYFWVNITRGEELPETICSECLSLVTSLVNFSKRITRVQKLYCILQSTPSHDSPNLHELRSKFGLVEEETLTEVHYVDKKPKLDEQLEFLPEESAYELENPLTPEEKQENIDQEQILPTEEQEQEEPDERDADYEADEDGVLMNLCDVYGIQEDGKDAADSEKRHQCSECLRSYATSKTLKRHLRQDHGQTEPSTEQLQCPDCLKKFRLHYQLERHMKWHVPLPNRKQYACTSCDKKFATSASAQQHEQYMHLDERPRPVICEQCGVGVHSMSALKEHVLKHTDYAPFECEVCKKCFKSANRLKHHKETHDPHKYICPECGMQLNSRTTLNRHRLVHTDQMQHKCDYCGREFKRAKALKNHLILHTGLKPYSCDFCDRTFANGSNCRTHKKKSHPDELAAQEAAGGGKSHNRNIPKLEALKAFTKNKDNLSPVATKQSGCFAFGKKSRATIKDNPAFKPASTQDAQPELAPDPRGENVAQPDPPAAAIPTLDNIYNHIMIDYR; the protein is encoded by the exons ATGGCTGCCGCCCAGTTGGAGGAACACGCTGCTCATGCGGCTCCCCATGCCGATAGAAATCCGAGCAGCGACTGGCGACAGTGGTGTCGCCTTTGCGCCAAGGACGACATGCAAGGCAACATGAATGTGTTCCTTAAGAACGAAGATTCCGGCGAGGCATCCTCTATGGAACTGGCCACTGCCATTGGCAAGTACTTTTGGGTGAAT ATAACTCGAGGCGAAGAGTTGCCGGAGACGATATGCAGTGAGTGCCTGTCGCTGGTCACCTCGCTGGTGAATTTCTCAAAACGGATTACCCGCGTCCAGAAGCTTTACTGCATCCTGCAAAGCACGCCCAGTCACGATAGCCCGAATCTCCACGAACTCCGGTCTAAATTTGGATTGGTCGAAGAGGAGACGCTGACTGAGGTTCACTATGTGGATAAAAAGCCGAAGTTGGATGAACAGCTTGAATTTCTGCCAGAGGAGTCGGCTTACGAGCTGGAAAACCCACTAACGCCAgaggaaaagcaggaaaatatAGATCAGGAACAGATCCTGCCGACAGAGGAGCAAGAACAGGAGGAACCAGATGAGCGGGATGCCGACTACGAAGCGGATGAAGATGGCGTACTAATGAACCTGTGTGATGTCTATGGAATTCAGGAGGATGGAAAGGATGCAGCAGACTCCGAAAAAAGACACCAGTGCAGTGAGTGTTTGCGAAGCTACGCCACGTCTAAAACCCTGAAGCGTCACTTGCGACAGGATCATGGTCAGACTGAGCCCTCAACCGAGCAGCTGCAATGCCCGGATTGCCTCAAGAAGTTTCGCCTACACTACCAGCTTGAAAGGCACATGAAATGGCATGTGCCGCTGCCTAATCGGAAGCAGTACGCCTGCACTAGCTGCGACAAAAAATTTGCCACCAGTGCATCAGCCCAGCAGCACGAACAGTACATGCACCTGGATGAGCGGCCGAGGCCGGTGATTTGCGAACAATGCGGCGTGGGTGTGCACTCGATGAGCGCCCTCAAGGAGCATGTTCTGAAGCACACAGACTATGCCCCTTTTGAGTGCGAGGTGTGCAAGAAGTGCTTTAAGTCGGCCAATCGTCTAAAACACCACAAAGAGACGCATGATCCGCACAAGTACATCTGCCCAGAGTGCGGCATGCAGCTAAATTCGCGGACCACTTTAAATCGTCACCGGCTGGTGCACACGGATCAGATGCAGCATAAGTGCGACTATTGCGGCCGTGAGTTCAAGCGGGCCAAGGCGCTGAAGAATCACCTCATCCTGCATACAGGACTCAAGCCGTACTCCTGCGACTTTTGTGACCGCACCTTTGCCAACGGCTCTAATTGCCGCACGCACAAGAAAAAGTCGCATCCCGACGAACTGGCTGCCCAGGAGGCAGCGGGAGGCGGAAAGTCACACAACAGAAATATACCCAAGCTGGAGGCACTCAAGGCGTT CACCAAAAACAAGGACAACCTGTCGCCGGTGGCCACCAAACAGAGCGGCTGCTTTGCTTTCGGGAAAAAATCAAGGGCAACTATCAAAGATAATCCAGCTTTTAAACCCGCCTCCACCCAAGATGCTCAGCCTGAACTAGCGCCTGATCCCAGAGGGGAAAACGTCGCCCAACCCGATCCCCCAGCTGCGGCTATACCCACGTTAGATAATATTTATAACCATATCATGATTGACTATCGCTGA
- the LOC122614007 gene encoding proliferating cell nuclear antigen 2 isoform X1, translating to MMEARLSQTLLLKKIIDALKEIIAQGTLDCSDSGLQLQSMDNSHVSLVALSLQSDCFEKFRCDRNVSLGLDLKSLGKVLKCANSDDAVTIKAVDKPDKITLSFESDGKERTAEYELRLLNLDEDHLGIPETDYSCVIQLPSAEFARICRDMSMFDESLTITCSKQAIKFSANGDLGSANIQLSEGTKMDVSIEVQKPLTQSFAGRYLNTFTKATPLADRVKICLSADVPLLVEYPIEDYGFIRYYLAPKVDDPDS from the exons atgatggAGGCGCGATTAAGTCAGACTTTGTTGCTGAAGAAGATCATCGATGCGCTAAAGGAAATCATCGCCCAGGGAACATTGGACTGCAGTGACTCTGGCCTGCAG CTCCAATCAATGGACAACTCCCACGTTTCGCTGGTGGCCCTAAGCCTTCAATCGGATTGTTTTGAAAAGTTCCGCTGCGATCGCAATGTCTCCCTGGGCTTGGATCTGAAATCCCTTGGCAAAGTACTTAAGTGCGCCAATAGCGACGATGCGGTCACCATAAAGGCCGTTGACAAACCGGACAAGATTACGCTCAGCTTCGAGTCAGATGGCAAAGAGCGCACGGCGGAGTACGAGCTAAGGCTCCTGAATCTTGACGAGGACCACCTGGGGATTCCGGAAACGGACTACTCCTGCGTCATACAGTTGCCGTCGGCTGAGTTCGCCCGCATTTGCCGGGACATGAGCATGTTTGACGAGTCCCTGACGATCACCTGCTCCAAACAGGCCATCAAGTTCTCGGCCAATGGAGATCTGGGCTCCGCCAACATCCAGCTAAGTGAGGGCACCAAAATGGATGTGAGCATTGAGGTGCAGAAACCCCTAACCCAGTCCTTCGCCGGTCGCTACCTAAACACCTTCACAAAGGCCACTCCTCTCGCGGATCGCGTCAAGATCTGCCTGTCCGCCGACGTGCCTCTCCTGGTGGAGTATCCCATCGAGGATTACGGCTTCATTCGATACTATCTCGCACCCAAGGTGGATGACCCCGATTCCTAG
- the LOC122614007 gene encoding proliferating cell nuclear antigen 2 isoform X2, translating into MDNSHVSLVALSLQSDCFEKFRCDRNVSLGLDLKSLGKVLKCANSDDAVTIKAVDKPDKITLSFESDGKERTAEYELRLLNLDEDHLGIPETDYSCVIQLPSAEFARICRDMSMFDESLTITCSKQAIKFSANGDLGSANIQLSEGTKMDVSIEVQKPLTQSFAGRYLNTFTKATPLADRVKICLSADVPLLVEYPIEDYGFIRYYLAPKVDDPDS; encoded by the coding sequence ATGGACAACTCCCACGTTTCGCTGGTGGCCCTAAGCCTTCAATCGGATTGTTTTGAAAAGTTCCGCTGCGATCGCAATGTCTCCCTGGGCTTGGATCTGAAATCCCTTGGCAAAGTACTTAAGTGCGCCAATAGCGACGATGCGGTCACCATAAAGGCCGTTGACAAACCGGACAAGATTACGCTCAGCTTCGAGTCAGATGGCAAAGAGCGCACGGCGGAGTACGAGCTAAGGCTCCTGAATCTTGACGAGGACCACCTGGGGATTCCGGAAACGGACTACTCCTGCGTCATACAGTTGCCGTCGGCTGAGTTCGCCCGCATTTGCCGGGACATGAGCATGTTTGACGAGTCCCTGACGATCACCTGCTCCAAACAGGCCATCAAGTTCTCGGCCAATGGAGATCTGGGCTCCGCCAACATCCAGCTAAGTGAGGGCACCAAAATGGATGTGAGCATTGAGGTGCAGAAACCCCTAACCCAGTCCTTCGCCGGTCGCTACCTAAACACCTTCACAAAGGCCACTCCTCTCGCGGATCGCGTCAAGATCTGCCTGTCCGCCGACGTGCCTCTCCTGGTGGAGTATCCCATCGAGGATTACGGCTTCATTCGATACTATCTCGCACCCAAGGTGGATGACCCCGATTCCTAG
- the LOC122613295 gene encoding E3 ubiquitin-protein ligase Hakai: MDTEEVKRGRGRGRGTRARGRGRGRGRGRGKKIDDSSIADAAALAASSCAALEDSPGRLDPSEDSVMQELEKEADMETVTALEDPLHHAAAGAVSEDMPPATPQPPVLQQVPPPVLSQTIDMEADISQLEAPTFTTLSRGPPEPMLRLKWNHKVSLIGEKVLNPMIHCCDQCDKPILVYGRMIPCKHVFCLKCARAEPIKSCPRCTDKVLRVEQSGLGTVFMCTHGGSRYGSSGCRRTYLSQRDLQAHINHRHVAPQPPPLQPQPQLSAMAEQAKMTDLGGVGLGLELHKQRKLSESSVPISVSASIARPVLSRLPLVGGVGGIGNIPPPGSAAAAQNAIHCGHSTLTLANLARINNANAQDCHQGKATLHHTLKKGKPHQTESVADASYYSSVLASFGSAPGNPGSGPLGGVAAAAQPSNPSASHSAGVPGALIGGSAETPTGGSSGNWQQSQYYR; this comes from the exons ATGGACACAGAGGAAGTAAAGCGCGGCCGCGGTCGAGGGCGAGGTACCAGGGCTCGCGGGCGTGGACGTGGCCGAGGACGCGGTCGTGGCAAGAAAATCGACGACAGCAGCATCGCCGACGCCGCAGCCCTGGCGGCCAGTAGCTGTGCAGCCCTGGAGGATAGTCCTGGACGACTGGACCCCTCCGAGGATTCGGTCATGCAGGAGCTGGAAAAGGAGGCCGATATGGAAACAGTCACCGCGCTGGAGGATCCGCTGCACcacgcagcagcaggagccgtCAGCGAGGACATGCCTCCAGCGACGCCACAGCCACCGGTCCTGCAGCAAGTGCCACCGCCCGTGCTGAGCCAAACAA TTGACATGGAGGCGGACATATCGCAGCTGGAGGCGCCCACTTTCACCACGCTATCGCGCGGACCTCCGGAGCCGATGCTGCGCCTTAAGTGGAATCACAAGGTGAGCCTGATCGGCGAGAAGGTGCTTAACCCGATGATCCACTGCTGCGATCAGTGCGACAAGCCGATCCTCGTCTACGGCCGCATGATTCCCTGCAAGCACGTATTTTGCCTCAAGTGCGCCCGTGCTGAGCCCATCAAGAGCTGTCCCAGGTGTACAGACAAGGTACTCCGCGTGGAGCAAAGTGGCCTGGGCACCGTGTTCATGTGCACGCACGGCGGCAGTCGCTACGGCAGCTCCGGCTGCCGGAGAACCTACCTATCGCAACGAGACCTGCAGGCGCACATCAACCACAGACATGTGGCGCCGCAGCCGCCACCGTTGCAGCCACAGCCGCAACTGTCAGCCATGGCGGAGCAGGCAAAAATGACGGATCTGGGCGGCGTCGGTCTGGGCCTGGAGTTGCACAAGCAGCGCAAG CTCTCCGAGTCGTCTGTCCCCATATCCGTTTCCGCCTCCATTGCCCGTCCCGTCCTGTCGCGGCTGCCACTGGTCGGCGGTGTCGGGGGCATCGGTAACATTCCGCCACCAGGatctgccgccgccgcccaaaACGCCATCCATTGCGGCCACTCGACGCTCACGCTGGCCAATTTGGCCAGGATCAACAATGCCAATGCGCAGGACTGTCACCAGGGCAAGGCCACGCTGCACCACACGCTCAAGAAGGGCAAGCCTCACCAGACCGAGTCGGTGGCGGATGCCTCCTACTACAGCAGCGTGCTCGCCTCCTTCGGCAGCGCGCCCGGCAATCCGGGATCTGGGCCACTGGGCGGCGTGGCAGCAGCCGCACAGCCTTCCAATCCAAGTGCCAGCCATTCCGCTGGTGTCCCAGGTGCCCTGATTGGAGGCTCCGCCGAAACGCCAACTGGTGGCTCAAGTGGCAACTGGCAGCAGTCGCAATATTACAGATAA
- the LOC122612907 gene encoding probable phosphomevalonate kinase: MLKIVLISGKRKCGKDYISDRLQRRLGSRSRIVRISEPIKSEWARKLQLDLDALLSDGPYKEKYRRDMIVWSDEVRAQDYGYFCRAAMEEALSRQPTAYILVSDVRRKNDIKWFRETYGAERVTTLRLTSRPETRCSRGWTFTAGIDDVPSECDLDDLADGFDFVLANDEQIDQEAIDLLLDKLQLQYR, from the exons atgttgaaaattgTACTGATCAGCGGCAAGCGAAAGTGCGGCAAGGATTACATATCCGATAGGCTGCAGCGGAG ATTGGGCTCCCGGTCGCGAATCGTTCGAATCTCGGAGCCCATTAAGTCAGAGTGGGCTCGCAAGCTGCAGTTGGACCTGGACGCCCTGCTCAGCGATGGTCCCTACAAGGAGAAGTACCGGCGTGACATGATCGTGTGGAGCGACGAGGTGCGAGCCCAGGACTACGGCTACTTCTGTCGCGCGGCCATGGAGGAGGCGCTCAGTCGCCAGCCGACGGCCTACATTCTGGTGAGCGATGTGCGGCGCAAGAACGACATTAAATGGTTCCGGGAGACTTACGGGGCGGAAAGGGTCACCACTTTGCGACTGACATCCCGTCCAGAAACCCGGTGTTCACGGGGATGGACTTTTACTGCGGGCATTGACGATGTCCCCTCCGAGTGCGATCTGGATGATCTGGCCGACGGATTcgactttgtgctggccaacGACGAGCAAATCGACCAGGAGGCCATTGACCTTCTGCTGGacaagctgcagctgcagtatCGGTAG
- the LOC122612906 gene encoding uncharacterized protein LOC122612906 — MGAKATKLEGEYLPDTPTINKMRLASENREQMEMTTPIREQNNALLDPRSPNGCRTPLTFLQASKPRVEKEEQHVTTSENAFSMLRKRLLKGFSLNDPRSPQLNRTPLVLDEVRSLNLDDTFADLFVDTRVGTAQRAVPATPSQVDLEESCDSFGTPPSAAHNNSSLEIVSLPYDQEETLPCEHQLLPYQEQDQNQGQVKVTTPPPVQQPHDDPRSPSLGVDRTPIIFCDDEEEEAREAQMLEHILETLTLNLSTGSSMASFAAGEEQLPEVPANKHLERVRLGHKRRVPPRKPARANKPKIYVDQEEDSSGAIESITPKTNSTPLSGQKRTPLSCVKNKPHLRSRSMEKDSTKNQIPIVQNFNDQLRLISGAEGFYGPVY; from the exons atgggAGCAAAGGCAACCAAATTGGAAGGTGAATATCTGCCGGATACGCcgacaataaacaaaatgcgcCTGGCCAGCGAAAATCGAGAACAAATGGAAATGACGACGCCGATTCGAGAGCAAAACAACGCCTTACTCGATCCTCGATCACCAAATGGCTGTCGCACGCCTTTAACC TTCTTGCAGGCGTCGAAGCCTAGAGtcgagaaggaggagcagcatgTGACCACCAGTGAGAATGCCTTTTCCATGCTGAGAAAACGGTTGCTCAAGGGCTTCTCCCTGAATGATCCTCGTTCTCCTCAGCTGAATCGCACTCCCCTCGTCCTCGATGAGGTTCGCTCGCTCAATCTGGATGACACCTTTGCCGATCTCTTCGTGGACACCAGAGTGGGTACAGCACAAAGGGCGGTGCCTGCCACGCCTTCCCAAGTGGATTTGGAGGAGAGTTGCGATAGCTTCGGCACACCGCCGTCTGCTGCACACAACAATAGTTCCCTGGAGATTGTTTCACTGCCCTACGATCAGGAGGAAACCTTACCTTGCGAGCATCAGCTGCTGCCGTATCAGGAGCAGGATCAAAATCAGGGTCAGGTGAAAGTAACCACACCTCCTCCAGTACAGCAGCCCCATGATGATCCCCGCTCGCCCAGCCTGGGCGTCGATCGCACACCCATCATCTTCTgtgacgacgaggaggaggaggcacgGGAGGCCCAGATGCTGGAGCACATACTGGAAACGCTAACCTTGAATCTCAGCACTGGTAGCAGCATGGCCTCCTTTGCCGCTGGCGAGGAGCAGCTACCAGAAGTGCCGGCCAACAAACATTTGGAGCGAGTGCGTTTGGGTCACAAGCGTCGGGTGCCACCGCGCAAGCCCGCCAGGGCCAACAAGCCAAAGATCTACGTTGATCAGGAGGAGGATTCCTCAGGGGCCATAGAGTCCATTACGCCCAAGACGAACAGTACCCCGCTGTCCGGTCAAAAGCGAACTCCACTCAGTTGTGTTAAGAATAAGCCGCATCTGCGATCCCGTTCTATGGAAAAGGATTCCACAAAGAATCAGATTCCTATCGTGCAGAACTTCAACGATCAACTGCGGCTAATCTCTGGCGCCGAGGGATTTTACGGACCCGTTTACTAA
- the LOC122613847 gene encoding protein spitz, with translation MHSTMSVQQGLVALVLIGCLAPPSYVEACSSRTVPKPRSSISSSMSGTALPPTQAPVTSSTTMRTTTTTTPRPNITFPTYKCPETFDAWYCLNDAHCFAVKIADLPVYSCECAIGFMGQRCEYKEIDNTYLPKRPRPMLEKASIASGAMCALVFMLFVCLAFYLRFEQRAAKKAYELEQELQQEYEDDDGQCECCRNRCCPDGQEPVIPERKLPYHMRLEHALMSFAIRRSNKL, from the coding sequence ATGCATTCCACAATGAGTGTACAACAGGGGCTGGTTGCCCTGGTACTGATCGGCTGTCTGGCACCTCCGTCGTACGTCGAGGCCTGCTCCAGCCGTACGGTTCCCAAACCGCGGTCCTCGATTTCCTCATCCATGTCCGGCACGGCATTGCCGCCGACCCAGGCTCCAGTCACAAGTAGCACAACAATGCGCACCACCACGACAACCACGCCCAGGCCCAATATTACATTCCCCACATACAAATGTCCTGAGACCTTCGATGCTTGGTACTGCCTGAACGATGCCCATTGCTTCGCGGTGAAGATTGCCGATCTACCGGTTTACAGCTGCGAGTGCGCGATTGGTTTTATGGGACAGCGGTGCGAGTACAAGGAGATCGACAATACTTATTTGCCCAAGAGGCCGCGTCCAATGCTGGAGAAGGCGAGCATTGCTAGTGGAGCAATGTGTGCCCTGGTCTTTATGCTGTTTGTCTGCCTGGCCTTCTATTTGCGATTCGAACAGCGGGCAGCCAAGAAGGCCTACGAGCTGGAGCAGGAACTGCAGCAGGAATACGAAGATGATGACGGCCAGTGCGAGTGCTGCCGAAACCGGTGCTGTCCGGATGGCCAGGAGCCAGTCATTCCGGAGCGCAAGCTTCCCTATCACATGCGGCTGGAGCACGCGCTGATGTCCTTCGCCATTCGCCGCAGCAACAAGCTGTGA
- the LOC122613845 gene encoding transmembrane reductase CYB561D2 yields MSESQQPVLSRTQSSVDYGSTIRTESLRRPTFIPIESPRRYSKMAQGSLSGHEGQNRLQKLEYFLNVLNQMCIGFVTIYISYLTLRTGLSGTGLHAWLVTIGFSFFMAEGVMIHYGGNVLTNGYKRQTKTTIHWVLLTLGGGCGAAGALIKMIQKGFLLQSTHGRLGMTAFILCILAMSSGLAALFSARIKKLITPLLNKTFHNFLGFACFVIALVTQYYGYQTGYFKSRSETDFQILMKCLTLISLVLSSYGPMKALYQKCKNIFNQF; encoded by the exons ATGTCCGAGAGTCAGCAGCCGGTGCTTAGTAGAACGCAGTCATCCGTCGACTACGGCAGCACGATCCGGACGGAATCGCTACGCCGACCCACATTTATTCCGATCGAATCTCCGCGTCGCTATTCCAAAATGGCCCAAGGTTCCCTGTCCGGTCACGAGGGCCAGAACCGCCTTCAAAAATTGGAGTACTTTCTGAACGTTTTGAACCAGATGTGCATTGGATTCGTCACCATCTATATTTCCTACCTGACGCTACGAACAGGGCTGTCTGGCACGGGTCTGCATGCCTGGCTGGTTACCATAGGG TTCTCCTTCTTCATGGCCGAGGGCGTTATGATCCACTACGGCGGAAATGTGCTGACAAACGGATACAAGCGCCAAACGAAGACCACCATACACTGGGTGCTTCTGACTTTGGGAGGCGGTTGCGGGGCAGCTGGTGCCCTTATCAAAATGATTCAAAAGGGGTTTTTGCTGCAATCGACACATGGGAGGCTGG GGATGACTGCCTTCATACTGTGCATTCTGGCCATGTCCTCGGGCTTGGCGGCACTTTTCTCCGCCCGCATAAAGAAGCTTATCACACCATTGCTGAACAAGACGTTCCACAACTTCCTGGGATTCGCGTGCTTCGTAATCGCACTGGTAACCCAGTATTACGGCTATCAGACTGGATACTTCAAGAGCCGTAGTGAGACAGATTTCCAAATCCTGATGAAGTGCCTCACCCTCATATCGTTGGTTCTGTCTAGCTACGGACCGATGAAAGCACTCTAccagaaatgcaaaaatatattcaaccAGTTTTAG
- the LOC122614610 gene encoding uncharacterized protein LOC122614610 — translation MSDEKSKPTSVLQHIESALYVINQLCIGFVTIWVSWTCLRQDLSGIRLHAWLVTFGFVFLMAEGMMCFYDGSWLTVRYSRKYKTAFHVVLQILGGGMGVAGCLIQLIRDDWAISVTLHARLGFAAFILCLISLLSGLVAFLARCLSRTISPLVNKTFHVVLSFAAFVIAMMAQFYGYTQTGIFRGQGQDFVVLMQVVTMVLMVLTSIGAITSLYQKLGSLAS, via the coding sequence ATGAGCGATGAAAAGTCCAAACCAACGTCAGTGCTGCAGCATATAGAATCGGCGCTATATGTGATCAACCAGCTGTGCATAGGATTCGTCACCATTTGGGTCAGCTGGACCTGTTTGCGCCAGGACCTCTCGGGAATTCGCCTGCATGCCTGGCTGGTTACCTTCGGATTTGTGTTCCTAATGGCCGAGGGAATGATGTGCTTCTACGACGGTAGTTGGCTAACGGTGCGTTACTCCCGAAAGTACAAGACTGCCTTTCACGTGGTCCTTCAGATCCTGGGGGGCggcatgggcgtggccggctGTTTGATCCAACTTATACGTGACGATTGGGCAATCAGCGTCACGTTGCATGCACGCCTGGGTTTCGCCGCCTTCATCCTGTGCCTGATCTCATTGCTGAGTGGACTTGTCGCCTTCCTGGCGAGATGCCTGAGCAGGACCATCTCACCTTTGGTCAACAAGACCTTCCACGTGGTCCTCAGCTTTGCCGCCTTCGTCATCGCCATGATGGCGCAGTTTTACGGATACACGCAGACTGGAATTTTCAGGGGCCAAGGCCAGGATTTCGTTGTTCTCATGCAGGTCGTCACTATGGTCCTAATGGTCCTAACCAGCATTGGCGCCATTACGTCCCTGTACCAGAAACTTGGTAGCTTGGCCAGTTAA
- the LOC122614609 gene encoding uncharacterized protein LOC122614609: MSDEKSKPTSVLQHIESALYVINQLCIGFVTIWVSWTCLRQDLSGIRLHAWLVTFGFVFLMAEGMMCFYDGSWLTVRYSRKYKTAFHVVLQILGGGMGMAGCLIQLIRDDWAISVTLHARLGFAAFILCLISLLSGLVAFLARCLSRTISPLVNKTFHVVLSFAAFVIAMMAQFYGYTQTGIFRGQGQDFVVLMQVVTMVLMVLTSIGAITSLYQKLGSLAS; the protein is encoded by the coding sequence ATGAGCGATGAAAAGTCCAAACCAACGTCAGTGCTGCAGCATATAGAATCGGCGCTATATGTGATCAACCAGCTGTGCATAGGATTCGTCACCATTTGGGTCAGCTGGACCTGTTTGCGCCAGGACCTCTCGGGAATTCGCCTGCATGCCTGGCTGGTTACCTTCGGATTTGTGTTCCTAATGGCCGAGGGAATGATGTGCTTCTACGACGGTAGTTGGCTAACGGTGCGTTACTCCCGAAAGTACAAGACTGCCTTTCACGTGGTCCTTCAGATCCTGGGGGGCGGCATGGGCATGGCCGGCTGTTTGATCCAACTAATACGTGACGATTGGGCAATCAGCGTCACGTTGCATGCACGCCTGGGTTTCGCCGCCTTCATCCTGTGCCTGATCTCATTGCTGAGTGGACTTGTCGCCTTCCTGGCGAGATGCCTGAGCAGGACCATCTCACCTTTGGTCAACAAGACCTTCCACGTGGTCCTCAGCTTTGCCGCCTTCGTCATCGCCATGATGGCGCAGTTTTACGGATACACGCAGACTGGAATTTTCAGGGGCCAAGGCCAGGATTTCGTTGTTCTCATGCAGGTCGTCACTATGGTCCTAATGGTCCTAACCAGCATTGGCGCCATTACGTCCCTGTACCAGAAACTTGGTAGCTTGGCCAGTTAA